GTGGCGGTTTCACTTTGGCAACAGTGTATCGGCAGGCTGCAAGATGAGCTTTCTGCGCAGCAATTCAGCATGTGGATCAGACCGTTACAGGCCGAAATGGAAGGTGACACCCTGGTGCTGTATGCGCCAAACCGCTTTGTATTGGATTGGGTACGCGACAAGTACATTAATTCAATCAACCAATTTTTTACCGAGCAGATGGGGGATAATGCCCCAAAACTGCGCTTCGATATCGGCAGCCGTCCCTCTGCCAAACCTCAAGCACCAGCGCCTGCTGCCGTTAAGGCTGCAGCGCCGCAGCCCAAACCCGGCAATAGCTTTGCCAGTCAGCCCGAGCCTGCGGTCAGCAATCATCGCAGCAACATCAATCCCACCTATCAGTTCGATAACTTTGTAGAAGGTAAATCGAACCAATTGGGTAAGGCGGCGGCACTGCAAGTGGCTGAAAATCCTGGTGGTGCCTATAACCCCCTGTTTTTATACGGTGGCACTGGTCTGGGTAAAACCCACCTGCTGCACGCCGTGGGCAATGGCATTATTAAAAACAATCCCAATGCCAAAGTGGTGTACATGCATTCCGAGCGCTTTGTGCAGGATATGGTTAAGGCACTGCAAAACAATGCCATTGAAGAGTTCAAGCGTTATTACCGCAGTGTGGATGCGCTCTTTATCGATGACATCCAGTTCTTTGCCAACAAAGACAGATCCCAGGAAGAATTTTTCCACACCTTCAACGCATTGCTGGAAGGCAACCACCAGATCATCCTGACTTCAGATCGCTACCCCAAAGAAATTGACGGGGTAGAGGACAGGCTCAAGTCCCGCTTCGGCTGGGGCTTAACCGTTGCCATTGAACCGCCAGAACTCGAAACCCGGGTGGCAATTTTGATGCGCAAGGCTCAGGAGAGCGGCATCAACCTGCCCGATGAAGTGGCCTTCTTTATAGCCAAGCGCTTGCGATCCAATGTGCGCGAGCTGGAAGGCGCTCTGAACCGGGTTATTGCCAACGCGAATTTCACCGGTCGGCCAATCACTATCGATTTTGTGCGCGAAGCACTGCGTGACCTCTTGGCTCTGCAGGAAAAATTGGTCACTATAGACAACATTCAGAAGACGGTGGCCGAATACTACAAAATCAAAATGGCTGACATGTTGTCCAAGCGTCGTTCCCGCAGTGTGGCGCGCCCAAGACAAATGGCCATGGCCCTCTCCAAAGAGCTGACCAACCAAAGTTTGCCCGAGATTGGCGATGCCTTTGGTGGTCGCGACCACACGACTGTGCTGCATGCCTGTCGCAAGATCGCTCAGCTCCGTGAAGAGAGCCACGATATTAAAGAAGATTACGCCAACCTGATTCGTACCTTATCTTCCTAAAAGACAGGGATTGGACACGATGAAATTTTCTATTGATAGGGATGCGCTGTTAAAGCCGTTGCAGCTGGTAAGCGGAGCGGTGGAAAGACGGCATAATCTGCCTATTCTGGCGAATCTTTTAGTGGAAGTAAGTGGTCACTCACTTAAGATGACCGGGACTGACCTGGAAGTGGAACTCGTGGGGGAAGCCACGGTTCACGGTGATATTCAGGAAGGCCGCACCACGGTGCCTGCCAAGAAGTTACTGGATATCGTTAAGTCCTTGCCGGAGCAGACTGAGCTCAAGGTCGAGCAGCAGGAAAATAAGTGGTTGCTGCGCTGTGGCCGCAGTCGCTTCTCGCTGGCGACCCTGCCTGCCGAAGAATACCCCAATGTCGAGGCCTTCCGCCCGGACATCGAATTTACCCTAAAGCAGGGCACCCTCAAGTCGCTGATTGATGCCACTCAGTTTTCCATGGCCAACCAGGACGTGCGCTATTATCTCAATGGTTTGCTTATTGAAACCGAAGGTAATGTGCTTCGTGCCGTGGCCACCGATGGCCACCGCCTGGCACTGAGTCACCGCATGATTGAGGCATCATTGCCCGAAAAACAGGTTATTGTGCCCCGTAAAGGTGTGGTCGAGCTGTCGCGTTTGCTCGACGCTGAAGATCAGGACATCACCCTGGCCATTGGCGAAAGCGCCATTCGTGCGACCACCGCCACGGCTGTGTTCACCAGTAAGCTGGTGGATGGCCGCTTCCCCGACTATCGCCGCGTGCTGCCAAAGGGTGGCGATAAAATCGTGATTGCCAGCCGTAACCAACTTAAGCAGGCGCTTTTACGGGCATCGATTCTGTCGAACGAGAAATTCCGCGGTGTGCGCATTCTGCTGGAAGATGGTTTGCTTAAAATCACTGCCAATAACCCCGAGCAGGAAGAAGCGGAAGAAATCATCGACGTGGATTACAACTCCACTACCCTCGAGATTGGTTTCAACGTGTCTTATCTGCTGGATGTGCTCAACAGCCTGCGCTCCGACGAGGTACGTGTTACCCTCATCGACAGCAACTCCAGCGCCCTGATTGAAAACCACGTGGAAGAAGACTCCATGTACGTGGTCATGCC
The window above is part of the Shewanella litorisediminis genome. Proteins encoded here:
- the dnaA gene encoding chromosomal replication initiator protein DnaA, producing the protein MAVSLWQQCIGRLQDELSAQQFSMWIRPLQAEMEGDTLVLYAPNRFVLDWVRDKYINSINQFFTEQMGDNAPKLRFDIGSRPSAKPQAPAPAAVKAAAPQPKPGNSFASQPEPAVSNHRSNINPTYQFDNFVEGKSNQLGKAAALQVAENPGGAYNPLFLYGGTGLGKTHLLHAVGNGIIKNNPNAKVVYMHSERFVQDMVKALQNNAIEEFKRYYRSVDALFIDDIQFFANKDRSQEEFFHTFNALLEGNHQIILTSDRYPKEIDGVEDRLKSRFGWGLTVAIEPPELETRVAILMRKAQESGINLPDEVAFFIAKRLRSNVRELEGALNRVIANANFTGRPITIDFVREALRDLLALQEKLVTIDNIQKTVAEYYKIKMADMLSKRRSRSVARPRQMAMALSKELTNQSLPEIGDAFGGRDHTTVLHACRKIAQLREESHDIKEDYANLIRTLSS
- the dnaN gene encoding DNA polymerase III subunit beta, with the translated sequence MKFSIDRDALLKPLQLVSGAVERRHNLPILANLLVEVSGHSLKMTGTDLEVELVGEATVHGDIQEGRTTVPAKKLLDIVKSLPEQTELKVEQQENKWLLRCGRSRFSLATLPAEEYPNVEAFRPDIEFTLKQGTLKSLIDATQFSMANQDVRYYLNGLLIETEGNVLRAVATDGHRLALSHRMIEASLPEKQVIVPRKGVVELSRLLDAEDQDITLAIGESAIRATTATAVFTSKLVDGRFPDYRRVLPKGGDKIVIASRNQLKQALLRASILSNEKFRGVRILLEDGLLKITANNPEQEEAEEIIDVDYNSTTLEIGFNVSYLLDVLNSLRSDEVRVTLIDSNSSALIENHVEEDSMYVVMPMRL